From Pogoniulus pusillus isolate bPogPus1 chromosome 5, bPogPus1.pri, whole genome shotgun sequence, the proteins below share one genomic window:
- the CLCN4 gene encoding H(+)/Cl(-) exchange transporter 4: MVNAGDMNGSGNLMDFLDEPFPDVGTYEDFHTIDWLREKSRDTDRHRKITSKSKESIWEFIKSLLDAWSGWVVMLLIGLLAGTLAGVIDLAVDWMTDLKEGVCLSAFWYSHEQCCWTSNETTFDDRDKCPQWQKWSELLVSQSEGASAYILNYFLYIMWALCFAFLAVSLVRVFAPYACGSGIPEIKTILSGFIIRGYLGKWTLLIKTVTLVLVVSSGLSLGKEGPLVHVACCCGNFFSSLFSKYSKNEGKRREVLSAAAAAGVSVAFGAPIGGVLFSLEEVSYYFPLKTLWRSFFAALVAAFTLRSINPFGNSRLVLFYVEYHTPWYMAELFPFILLGVFGGLWGTLFIRCNIAWCRRRKTTRLGKYPVLEVIVITAITAIIAYPNPYTRRSTSELISELFNDCGALESSQLCDYINDPNMTRPVDDIPDRPAGPGVYTAMWQLALALVFKIVITIFTFGMKIPSGLFIPSMAVGAMAGRMVGIGVEQLAYHHHDWIIFRNWCRPGADCVTPGLYAMVGAAACLGGVTRMTVSLVVIMFELTGGLEYIVPLMAAAVTSKWVADAFGKEGIYEAHIHLNGYPFLDVKDEFTHRTLATDVMRPRRGEAPLSVLTQDSMTVEDVETLIKETDYNGFPVVVSKDSERLIGFAQRRELILAIKNARQRQDGVVSNSIVYFTEDPPELPPNSPHPLKLRRILNLSPFTVTDHTPMETVVDIFRKLGLRQCLVTRSGRLLGIITKKDVLRHMAQMANQDPESIMFN, from the exons ATGCAGGAGACATGAATGGTTCTGGCAACCTGATGGATTTTCTGGATGAGCCTTTCCCAGATGTTGGAACTTACGAAGATTTCCACACAATCGACTGGCTGCGGGAGAAATCGCGCGACACCGACCGCCACAGGAAG ATTACCAGCAAAAGCAAGGAATCCATATGGGAGTTCATCAAGAGTTTACTGGATGCCTGGTCAGGATGGGTTGTAATGCTTCTGATAGGACTACTGGCAG gcacATTAGCTGGAGTGATAGATTTAGCTGTGGATTGGATGACAGACCTGAAAGAGGgtgtctgcctgtctgccttcTGGTACAGCCacgagcagtgctgctggacatCTAATGAAACTACATTCGATGACAGGGACAAATGTCCCCAGTGGCAGAAATGGTCTGAACTTCTTGTAAGCCAGTCTGAG GGTGCAAGTGCTTACATTCTAAACTATTTTCTATACATTATGTGGGctctatgttttgctttcctgGCAGTCTCCCTGGTCAGAGTGTTTGCTCCCTATGCCTGTGGCTCTGGAATCCCAGAG aTAAAAACCATCTTGAGTGGGTTCATTATTAGGGGCTACCTGGGAAAGTGGACACTTTTAATCAAAACAGTCACCTTGGTTCTGGTGGTATCTTCAGGCCTCAGCCTTGGGAAAGAGGGGCCGTTAGTCCACGTGGCCTGTTGCTGTGGAAACTTCTTCAGCAGCCTCTTCTCAAAGTACAGCAAGAATGAAGGCAAGAGAAGAGAG GTGCTTTCGGCTGCAGCTGCCGCAGGAGTTTCTGTTGCCTTTGGGGCTCCGATTGGAGGAgtgctttttagcctggaagaG GTCAGCTACTACTTTCCTCTGAAaaccctctggagatcatttttTGCTGCTCTCGTAGCTGCCTTCACACTGAGGTCCATCAATCCTTTTGGAAACAGCCGTCTGGTCCTGTTCTATGTGGAGTACCACACGCCTTGGTACATGGCTGAGCTCTTCCCCTTCATCCTGCTTGGCGTCTTTGGTGGCCTGTGGGGGACTCTCTTTATCCGGTGCAATATTGCCtggtgcaggaggagaaaaacTACCAGACTTGGGAAATACCCAGTCCTGGAGGTCATAGTGATAACAGCTATCACTGCCATCATCGCCTACCCCAACCCCTACACCCGACGGAGCACAAGTGAGCtgatctcagagctcttcaACGATTGTGGTGCCCTGGAGTCATCACAGCTCTGTGACTACATCAACGACCCAAACATGACCCGACCAGTGGATGACATTCCTGACAGACCTGCTGGCCCTGGAGTCTACACAGCCATGTGGCAGCTCGCCTTGGCTTTGGTGTTTAAAATTGTCATCACCATATTCACGTTCGGCATGAAG ATCCCATCAGGCCTTTTCATTCCCAGCATGGCAGTTGGAGCCATGGCTGGCAGGATGGTTGGGATTGGAGTAGAGCAGCTGGCATATCACCATCATGACTGGATCATCTTCAGGAACTGGTGTAGACCTGGGGCAGACTGCGTCACACCGGGACTTTATGCTATggtgggagcagcagcttgcttgG GTGGCGTTACCCGAATGACGGTTTCTCTGGTGGTGATTATGTTTGAGCTAACTGGAGGCCTGGAGTACATTGTACCTCTGATGGCTGCAGCTGTCACAAGCAAGTGGGTGGCAGAtgcctttgggaaagaagggatcTATGAAGCTCACATTCATCTCAATGGTTACCCGTTTCTGGATGTGAAGGATGAATTCACCCACCGAACCTTGGCAACAGACGTGATGAGACCGAGGCGCGGGGAGGCTCCTCTGTCTGTTCTGACGCAGGACAGCATGACAGTGGAGGATGTGGAGACACTAATCAAGGAGACTGACTACAATGGCTTTCCAGTAGTGGTTTCCAAGGACTCTGAGAGACTTATTGGATTTGCACAGAGACGAGAGCTGATTCTTGCTATAA AGAATGCCAGACAGCGTCAGGATGGAGTGGTGAGCAACTCCATTGTGTACTTCACTGAAGACCCCCCTGAACTGCCACCCAACAGTCCCCATCCCCTGAAGCTCCGGCGTATTCTCAACCTGAGCCCTTTCACTGTCACTGACCATACACCGATGGAGACGGTGGTTGATATTTTCAGGAAGCTTGGGCTCCGGCAATGTCTTGTCACTCGCAGTGG GAGGCTGCTGGGTATCATAACTAAAAAGGATGTATTAAGACATATGGCTCAAATGGCAAACCAGGACCCTGAATCTATCATGTTTAACTAG